One window from the genome of bacterium encodes:
- a CDS encoding addiction module toxin RelE translates to MKYKIYYDDEVSKHLEHIERKYWRLIREEIELQLTYQPDVETKNKKPLKKPPIDNKWEIRFGHNNIFRVFYSILSEKQEVWIHMIARKINNKLFVGAKEIEL, encoded by the coding sequence ATGAAATATAAAATATACTATGACGATGAGGTAAGTAAACATCTTGAGCATATTGAAAGGAAATACTGGCGATTAATACGAGAAGAAATTGAATTACAATTGACGTATCAACCTGATGTTGAAACAAAAAATAAAAAACCTTTAAAAAAACCTCCAATAGATAATAAATGGGAAATAAGGTTTGGTCATAATAATATATTTAGAGTATTTTATTCCATACTTTCTGAAAAGCAAGAAGTATGGATTCATATGATTGCTCGTAAGATTAATAACAAGCTCTTTGTAGGAGCAAAGGAGATAGAATTATGA
- a CDS encoding type II toxin-antitoxin system Phd/YefM family antitoxin, whose product MKIAPLAEVKTKFSEYINESHKGTVVVTKNGKVTAVLLGIENDDELERIILFNSKQFQSMLQNSEKRMEKKKVTHDEFWKKMENIK is encoded by the coding sequence ATGAAGATAGCACCTCTTGCAGAAGTAAAAACAAAATTTAGCGAATATATAAATGAAAGCCATAAAGGGACAGTTGTTGTAACAAAAAATGGAAAAGTGACAGCAGTATTGCTTGGTATTGAAAACGATGATGAACTTGAAAGAATAATCTTATTCAACTCAAAACAATTTCAATCGATGCTCCAAAACTCTGAAAAACGGATGGAGAAGAAAAAAGTAACACATGATGAATTCTGGAAGAAAATGGAGAACATAAAATAA